In Sphingobacteriaceae bacterium, one genomic interval encodes:
- a CDS encoding PAS domain S-box protein yields MFSKKIKQTNVDFNTLSALPLATIVFDLKNIYLINKEAATLFNLPIVKNKSTKLFNVFKYLSESDKKKATSLHKKIIQSEKTTEQNYFFQIKKSKKLFVKVIYSIVFHNEKKAIQATFINQTELNNEFQFLNEIKTKFELITNNTNEIICFYSYIEPERYLYVSPNIERILGFKPEELLRDHNFFNKRVIFNKREFLKLDGVIKDIQKRNSTENYSYTFKILKKKKEEIWLENNLTPIANKEGKVEFILNVIKDITERKEKELLIQTQNENYENLIDNAQIAYVIHNQGIIIHCNDELLKILGYKDKKSVLGKFAVDFFIPEQRKKVINRIKDVYNRKKLNEPNTYFLLKSNGKKAEVEIRSSLTKYNNTLCILSSVINVGHQRQMERDRVRNEITEQTNALLQKEIKEKEIAEKTLLTKTAQLTAILENSNHLIWSVNRERKIVSFNKNYQNQILKKYKTKIKEGDSLNDIMKLMDKGLMKFWKLQYEKAFNGESLEFERVETSKKNTTYRQIFINPIYDAKGVVTEASCIGHNITAAKVYEQKLQAQSAKLNAIFESSHHYIWAVDLKQKLTSFNKNYSDLVAMLYNTQPHVGLELNRGVLSNDANYNDILQINYAKAFAGKPANFELETVDKNYNRIYLDVFLNPIMEENRVIEVSGIAHDITEKKTAQQRMEQSLKEKEVLLKEVHHRVKNNMQVISSILNLQSSYVTDEYTLALLKESQNRIKTMAYIHESLYQNKSFTSVNFSSYITTLTNNIIQSYVADRERIKLELNIEKINLSLDNSIPAGLIINELVTNSLKHGFKNAQKGLIIISLKSENNTVYLEVKDDGKGIDPKLDLSNTNSLGLQLVNALVDQMSASIKFNSVPGKGTSVVVVFKM; encoded by the coding sequence ATGTTTAGTAAAAAAATAAAACAAACAAATGTGGATTTTAATACACTATCCGCTTTACCTCTAGCTACAATAGTTTTTGATTTAAAAAATATATACCTAATTAATAAAGAGGCGGCGACATTATTTAATTTACCTATAGTAAAAAATAAATCGACCAAACTATTTAATGTATTTAAGTATTTATCAGAGAGTGATAAAAAAAAGGCCACAAGCCTTCATAAAAAAATAATTCAAAGCGAAAAAACAACCGAACAGAATTATTTTTTCCAAATTAAAAAAAGCAAAAAACTATTTGTTAAGGTTATTTATTCAATAGTTTTTCATAACGAAAAAAAAGCAATTCAGGCTACATTTATTAATCAAACAGAATTGAATAACGAATTTCAGTTTTTAAACGAAATTAAAACCAAGTTTGAATTAATTACAAACAACACAAATGAAATTATATGCTTTTATAGCTATATTGAACCCGAGCGTTATTTATATGTTAGTCCAAATATTGAAAGAATATTAGGTTTTAAACCGGAAGAACTTCTGCGCGATCATAATTTCTTTAATAAAAGAGTTATTTTTAATAAAAGAGAATTTTTAAAATTAGACGGCGTAATTAAAGATATTCAAAAAAGAAACAGCACCGAAAATTACTCCTATACATTTAAAATTTTAAAAAAGAAAAAGGAAGAAATTTGGCTTGAAAATAACTTAACGCCTATTGCGAATAAAGAAGGTAAAGTAGAGTTTATCTTAAACGTAATTAAAGATATTACAGAAAGAAAAGAAAAGGAGTTATTAATTCAAACACAAAACGAAAACTATGAAAACCTGATAGATAACGCACAAATTGCATACGTTATTCACAACCAGGGAATAATCATTCACTGTAATGACGAATTATTAAAAATATTAGGGTATAAGGATAAAAAAAGCGTCCTGGGTAAATTTGCCGTCGACTTTTTTATTCCGGAACAAAGGAAAAAAGTAATTAATCGGATAAAAGATGTTTACAATAGAAAAAAATTAAACGAGCCCAATACTTATTTTTTACTGAAAAGTAACGGTAAAAAGGCCGAGGTTGAAATACGCTCTTCTCTTACAAAATACAACAACACCTTGTGCATTCTGTCTTCTGTAATTAATGTTGGCCATCAAAGACAAATGGAAAGAGACAGGGTTCGCAATGAAATTACCGAACAAACCAATGCATTATTACAAAAAGAAATTAAAGAAAAAGAAATTGCCGAAAAAACATTGTTAACTAAAACCGCACAACTTACTGCAATTCTTGAAAACTCAAATCACCTCATATGGTCCGTTAATCGCGAAAGAAAAATTGTGTCTTTTAATAAAAACTATCAAAATCAAATTTTAAAAAAGTATAAAACAAAAATTAAGGAGGGCGATAGTCTTAACGACATAATGAAATTAATGGATAAGGGATTAATGAAATTTTGGAAATTACAGTATGAAAAAGCGTTTAATGGTGAAAGTTTAGAGTTTGAACGAGTAGAAACTTCCAAAAAAAACACCACCTATCGTCAAATTTTTATAAATCCAATATATGATGCAAAGGGCGTGGTTACCGAAGCTTCATGTATTGGGCACAACATTACGGCAGCTAAAGTATATGAGCAAAAGCTACAGGCTCAATCAGCAAAACTAAACGCTATTTTTGAGAGCAGTCACCATTATATTTGGGCGGTTGATTTAAAACAAAAATTAACCTCTTTCAATAAAAATTATAGTGATTTGGTGGCTATGTTATACAACACACAGCCTCATGTTGGGCTTGAACTTAACAGAGGGGTGCTGTCAAACGATGCGAATTATAATGATATTTTACAAATAAATTACGCAAAAGCTTTTGCCGGTAAACCCGCCAATTTTGAATTAGAAACAGTAGATAAAAATTATAACAGAATTTATTTGGATGTTTTTTTAAATCCGATTATGGAAGAAAACCGGGTTATAGAAGTGAGCGGAATAGCCCATGACATTACAGAAAAGAAAACGGCGCAACAACGAATGGAGCAGTCTTTAAAAGAAAAAGAAGTTCTGCTCAAAGAAGTACACCACCGGGTAAAAAATAACATGCAGGTAATCAGTAGCATTTTAAACCTACAATCCTCTTATGTAACCGACGAATATACGCTGGCACTATTAAAAGAAAGTCAAAATCGCATTAAAACAATGGCTTATATTCACGAAAGTTTATATCAAAATAAATCATTTACTTCCGTAAATTTTTCATCCTATATAACTACGCTTACTAATAATATTATTCAGTCTTATGTGGCTGATCGGGAAAGAATAAAGCTGGAATTAAATATTGAAAAAATCAACTTAAGTCTAGATAACTCAATTCCTGCAGGATTAATTATTAATGAACTGGTTACAAACTCACTGAAACATGGGTTTAAAAACGCCCAAAAAGGGCTTATAATTATAAGTTTGAAATCTGAAAATAACACTGTATATTTAGAAGTTAAAGACGACGGCAAAGGGATTGATCCTAAATTGGATTTAAGCAACACTAATTCGTTGGGGTTGCAGCTTGTAAATGCACTGGTTGATCAAATGAGTGCATCTATAAAATTTAATTCAGTACCGGGCAAGGGAACCAGCGTTGTTGTTGTATTTAAAATGTAA
- a CDS encoding response regulator, with translation MEKLNIFIVEDESIVAKDIQNSLIKLGYNVLGIANNGKEAIEKITELQPDLILMDIMIKGDLTGIDVSEKIRETVSAPVIFLTAYADEGTLAKAKITEPYGYILKPFKEIDLHSTIEMAVYKHKKDAALQKERDFLYSLVESKDDASKDILFVKANSRLVKVLLKDIYYVEALKDYVIINTQYARYTVHSTMKDIEKKLGNTDFARVHRSFIARLDKIQSIDSQNVVLENEKKTIPVGGSYREELMAKLNLL, from the coding sequence ATGGAAAAATTGAATATTTTTATTGTTGAAGACGAAAGTATTGTGGCTAAAGACATTCAAAACAGCCTAATTAAATTAGGTTATAATGTTTTAGGAATTGCAAACAACGGAAAAGAAGCTATAGAAAAAATAACAGAATTGCAGCCCGATTTGATTTTAATGGACATCATGATTAAGGGCGATTTAACAGGTATAGATGTAAGTGAAAAAATTAGAGAAACCGTATCTGCACCGGTAATATTTTTAACAGCCTACGCCGATGAGGGAACTTTAGCTAAAGCAAAGATTACAGAACCATATGGATATATATTAAAGCCGTTTAAAGAAATTGATTTACACTCTACTATTGAAATGGCGGTGTATAAACACAAAAAAGACGCGGCCCTTCAAAAAGAACGCGATTTTTTATATTCTTTGGTTGAATCTAAAGACGATGCTTCTAAAGATATATTGTTTGTAAAGGCAAACAGCCGTTTGGTAAAAGTTTTACTTAAGGATATTTATTATGTTGAGGCCTTAAAAGATTATGTGATCATCAATACACAATACGCCCGCTATACAGTACATAGTACAATGAAAGATATAGAAAAGAAATTGGGAAATACTGATTTCGCTCGAGTACATCGCTCTTTTATTGCCCGTTTGGATAAAATTCAAAGCATAGATTCACAAAATGTTGTTCTCGAAAATGAAAAGAAAACTATTCCTGTTGGAGGTTCATATAGAGAAGAGTTGATGGCAAAATTAAATTTACTTTAA
- the radA gene encoding DNA repair protein RadA gives MAKTKTTFFCQNCGAQSAKWVGKCSSCGEWNTYVEEVVHKEGKNDKLHIFSANKKGESNKPILLQEVGTQDYPRIQVPGKELARVLGGGIVPGSIVLFGGEPGIGKSTLMLQLALRLKNLKVLYVSGEESEQQIKMRADRLGITTESCFILQETNTQNIFLQIKEIQPNLVIIDSIQTIHSNFIESSPGSVSQVRECAAEFLRFAKETNTPVFMIGHITKEGSLAGPKVLEHMVDTVLQFEGDRNHIYRLLRATKNRFGSTNEIGIYEMQGEGLREVNNPSEILITNRENPTSGVAIASTLEGNRAMLIETQALVSTAAYGTPQRSSTGYDLRRLNMLLAVLEKRCGFRIGIKDVFINIAGGIRVEDPGIDLALMCAVLSSNEDLPIPQNTCFAAEVGLTGEIRPVNKIDQRISEAEKLGFEKIIISSFNMKGLNLKNSKIKVLPVTKIEEAFNLLFG, from the coding sequence ATGGCTAAAACTAAAACAACTTTTTTTTGTCAAAATTGTGGAGCGCAATCTGCAAAGTGGGTGGGCAAGTGCTCCTCGTGTGGCGAATGGAACACTTATGTGGAGGAAGTTGTGCATAAAGAAGGGAAAAACGATAAACTTCATATTTTTTCAGCAAACAAAAAAGGAGAATCCAATAAGCCAATATTATTGCAAGAAGTGGGTACGCAGGATTATCCGCGAATTCAAGTGCCGGGTAAAGAGCTGGCAAGGGTTTTAGGAGGTGGTATTGTTCCGGGCAGCATCGTTTTGTTTGGCGGGGAGCCCGGAATAGGTAAATCAACACTAATGCTGCAATTAGCGCTTCGTTTAAAAAATTTAAAAGTATTATATGTCAGTGGCGAAGAAAGTGAACAACAAATAAAAATGCGCGCCGACCGGCTCGGAATTACAACCGAATCCTGTTTTATATTGCAAGAAACAAACACGCAGAATATTTTTCTTCAGATTAAAGAAATTCAACCAAATTTGGTTATAATCGATTCTATTCAAACTATTCATTCAAACTTTATTGAAAGTAGCCCCGGCTCGGTAAGCCAAGTGCGCGAATGTGCCGCAGAATTTTTGCGGTTTGCAAAGGAAACTAACACGCCTGTTTTTATGATAGGACACATTACCAAAGAGGGAAGTTTAGCCGGACCAAAAGTATTAGAGCATATGGTAGATACCGTACTTCAGTTTGAAGGAGACCGAAATCACATTTACCGTTTGCTACGCGCCACTAAAAATAGATTTGGAAGTACTAATGAAATTGGAATCTATGAAATGCAAGGCGAGGGGTTGAGAGAAGTTAACAACCCGTCAGAAATATTAATTACGAATCGCGAGAACCCTACAAGCGGAGTAGCTATTGCATCCACTTTAGAAGGCAATAGAGCAATGTTAATTGAAACGCAGGCGCTGGTTAGTACTGCTGCATATGGCACACCACAAAGAAGCTCCACAGGATATGATTTACGCCGACTGAATATGCTGCTGGCTGTGCTTGAAAAGCGTTGTGGGTTTAGAATTGGTATTAAAGACGTATTTATAAATATTGCAGGTGGAATTCGGGTAGAAGATCCCGGAATAGATTTAGCATTAATGTGCGCGGTGCTAAGCAGCAATGAAGATTTACCAATTCCACAAAACACTTGTTTTGCTGCTGAAGTTGGACTTACCGGGGAAATAAGGCCGGTGAATAAAATAGATCAGCGAATTAGTGAAGCGGAAAAACTTGGATTTGAAAAAATTATTATCAGTTCTTTTAACATGAAGGGCTTGAATTTAAAAAACAGTAAAATAAAAGTTTTACCTGTTACCAAAATAGAAGAAGCGTTTAATTTATTGTTTGGATAA